A segment of the uncultured Desulfobulbus sp. genome:
CGGTGAGAACCAGCAGCCCCTCTTCGTACTTATAGAGAGTCTGGCGGTCGATACGCGGACGGTAATAGAATCCTTCGGTCTGGGCCAGGGAGGCCAGTTTCATCAGGTTTTTGTAGCCGGTCTCGTTCATGGCCAGGGCCACGAGATGAAAGTTGTGGCCCGCGCTGCGGTCATGGATATGCATGCCGTTCTCAGCGATATAGAACTCACAACCCACCAGAGGTTTGATCCCGGCTTTTTTGGCCTTTTCGTAAAACTCCAGAGCCCCGTACATGGCACCGTGGTCGGTGAGGGCAACGGCCCCCATGCCGAAGTCCTGGGCCGTGTGGATCAGGTCACCGACGCGGATGGCTCCGTCGAGCATGGAGTATTGGGAATGGACGTGGAGATGAACAAATGGTGTGGACATAAAAGCGATCGAAGAGGTGAGTGGCGAAAAGTGTTTGTCAAAAAATGCAGGGCACGCCATGAAGCCCACCCTGCGTAATCGTATTATCCCTGCTTTTTCAAAAAATTCTGTTTGACCCAGGCCCAGTTGAGAAAGACATGATAGGCGGCCAGGAAAACCAGGAGCCAGCCGGCTGAATGAAAGAATTCAAAAACGTTCTTGGGGAGGATTTCATGCATCATACCCGAAAGTGCCTGTACCGTAAGCAGCAAGGCAAGGATCGGGTTCACGAGTTTGAGTTGTTTTTGTTTGTTCAAGAGTAGCTCCTCGCTGTTTTGTTTAACGCATGCCCTGTTTAAAAAAGTATCAGAGGCCTTGAGTGCCTTCCTTGAGAACCTCGCTGAGATTTGCCCCTTTGAGCTTTGCTCCGGTGAGATCCGCTTTGATCAGGTTGGCTCCTTTGAGGTTGGCTCCGCGGAGATCCGCTCCCCGCAGGTCGGCTCCGGGGAGATTGGTATACACCAGAGTGGCCTTTTGCAGGTTGGCATTTGCCAGGTTGGCCCGGCGCAGATTAGCCATGCTCAAGTTGGCGCCCTGTAGATTTGCTCCGGCCAGGTTGGCCCCGATAAGTTCTGCGCGCCCCAGATCCACCCCCGCAAAGTTACAACCGGGACAATTTTGAGCCATAAAGGAAAGGGTCGCTTCGGTATCCTGTCCTGCAAATGTACTGGAACCACTCTCTTCAATCAGCGTTGCTTTTCTTGGTTTCTGATTGGAATCGAGCTGTACCTTTTCTTTCTTGGGGCGTTTGAGTAAACTTCTCTGGCGTGTGTCTTCAGGGACAAAACGTGACTGGCTATCTCCCTGTTCCATGAGTACGCGATATCGCAACATGCCATTATCTGTGGCAAGTCGAAAGTCTTTACTCCCGGTGGCATAGACGCTGAAACAGCGAAGATCTCCATACCACCAGCTGTCCATGCGAAAACAGAGGTCGCCTCCTTCGCTGACATCCCATCGGCCTTTATCAGTATCAGTACTGTGGTCGCTTCCTGCAAAAATTTTCCCCGAAGGTGCGAAATAGAGGTGGGCATCTTCATTGAACGCCCGGAGCTGCAGCGTATTTCCCTGGACCAGCTCCATGACTTCAGCGCCAAGCAGTCTGTGCCCATCGTTCTGTTCAATCAGAGAATCCACCGTTGTCGGGGCACATCCTGAAAGGAGCAGAAGGCCGAGCAGCGTCGGAAGGAAAACGTGTCGCATGGAAAAACCTCTTTTTCGTGTGTAGGCAAAACGTTGTGCTGTTAATCGAAGGCGGGA
Coding sequences within it:
- a CDS encoding pentapeptide repeat-containing protein — encoded protein: MRHVFLPTLLGLLLLSGCAPTTVDSLIEQNDGHRLLGAEVMELVQGNTLQLRAFNEDAHLYFAPSGKIFAGSDHSTDTDKGRWDVSEGGDLCFRMDSWWYGDLRCFSVYATGSKDFRLATDNGMLRYRVLMEQGDSQSRFVPEDTRQRSLLKRPKKEKVQLDSNQKPRKATLIEESGSSTFAGQDTEATLSFMAQNCPGCNFAGVDLGRAELIGANLAGANLQGANLSMANLRRANLANANLQKATLVYTNLPGADLRGADLRGANLKGANLIKADLTGAKLKGANLSEVLKEGTQGL